One Mycolicibacterium parafortuitum DNA segment encodes these proteins:
- a CDS encoding coenzyme F420-0:L-glutamate ligase, with protein sequence MSDHGTSAPVEILPVAGLPEFRPGDDLAAAIAAAAPWLRDDDVVVVTSKVLSKTEGRMVAAPSDPEERDALRRKLIDGEAVRVLARKGRTLITENALGLVQAAAGVDGSNVDSNELALLPVDPDGSAAALVAALHERLGVRVAVVVTDTMGRAWRTGQTDVAIGSAGLAVLHAYAGEHDEHGNELIVTEIAVADEIAAAADLVKGKLTAVPVAVVRGLAVRDDGSSARNLVRAGEEDLFWLGTDEALALGRSQAQLLRRSVRQFSSEPVDGALIEAAVGEALTAPAPHHTRPVRFVWVQDGAVRVALLDEMKQRWRADLLGDGRDPESVERRVGRGQILYDAPELVIPFMVPDGAHSYPDVQRTAAEHTMFTVAAGAAVQGLLVALAVRGVGSCWIGSTIFAPDLVRTSLDLPDDWEPLGAIAIGYGQEPPTPRDPVPTDGLLVRR encoded by the coding sequence GTGAGCGATCACGGCACCTCGGCGCCCGTCGAGATCCTGCCGGTGGCGGGGCTGCCGGAGTTCCGTCCGGGTGACGATCTCGCCGCGGCGATCGCGGCCGCGGCCCCGTGGCTGCGCGATGACGACGTGGTCGTGGTCACCAGCAAGGTGCTGTCCAAGACCGAGGGCCGGATGGTCGCCGCCCCGTCGGACCCCGAAGAACGGGATGCGCTGCGACGCAAGCTGATCGACGGTGAGGCGGTGCGGGTGCTGGCCCGCAAGGGGCGCACGCTGATCACCGAGAACGCGTTGGGCCTGGTGCAGGCCGCCGCCGGCGTGGACGGGTCGAACGTCGACTCGAACGAACTGGCGCTGCTGCCGGTCGATCCGGACGGCAGTGCGGCGGCTCTGGTCGCGGCGCTGCACGAGCGGCTCGGGGTCCGGGTCGCGGTCGTTGTCACCGACACGATGGGGCGGGCCTGGCGGACCGGGCAGACCGACGTCGCAATCGGGTCGGCCGGGCTGGCGGTGCTGCACGCCTACGCCGGCGAACACGACGAGCACGGCAACGAGCTGATCGTCACCGAGATCGCGGTGGCCGACGAGATCGCCGCCGCGGCAGATCTGGTGAAGGGCAAGCTGACCGCGGTGCCGGTCGCGGTGGTGCGCGGACTGGCGGTGCGGGACGACGGGTCCTCGGCGCGCAATCTGGTGCGCGCCGGCGAGGAGGACCTGTTCTGGCTGGGCACCGACGAGGCGCTGGCGCTGGGCCGCTCGCAGGCGCAGCTGCTGCGGCGCTCGGTGCGCCAGTTTTCGTCCGAGCCGGTGGACGGCGCGCTCATCGAGGCCGCGGTCGGTGAGGCGCTGACCGCGCCCGCGCCGCACCACACCCGCCCGGTGCGGTTCGTGTGGGTGCAAGACGGTGCGGTGCGGGTGGCGCTGCTGGACGAGATGAAGCAGCGCTGGCGCGCCGACCTGCTCGGCGACGGCCGCGACCCCGAATCCGTCGAGCGGCGAGTCGGCCGCGGACAGATCCTCTACGACGCACCGGAATTGGTGATCCCGTTCATGGTTCCCGACGGCGCGCACAGCTATCCGGACGTGCAGCGGACCGCGGCCGAACACACGATGTTCACGGTGGCCGCCGGAGCGGCGGTGCAGGGCCTGCTGGTCGCCCTCGCGGTGCGCGGCGTCGGCAGCTGCTGGATCGGGTCGACGATCTTCGCGCCGGATCTGGTGCGTACGTCATTGGATTTGCCGGACGATTGGGAGCCGTTGGGCGCCATCGCGATCGGATACGGGCAGGAACCTCCCACGCCGCGCGATCCGGTTCCGACCGACGGCCTGCTGGTTCGGCGATGA
- the rfbD gene encoding dTDP-4-dehydrorhamnose reductase gives MSGRIVISGAAGLVGRVLAGQARSQGRDVVALTSGQWDITDAAAARRHTAAGDVVVNCAALTNVDVAEAEPERAHAVNTVGAENIARACAQAGASLIHLSTDYVFSGNAGRPYEIDDETGPLSVYGRTKLAGEQAVLAALPEAYVVRTAWVFEGGDGSDFAAVMRRAATGSGEVEVVADQIGSPTYVGDLCAALLQIADGGVRGPVLHAANAGPASRFDQAQAVFAELGADPGRVRPVGSDRHPRPAPRPSYSALFSAKSAAAGLTPLRPWREALAEALATHRG, from the coding sequence ATGAGCGGCCGAATCGTCATTTCCGGGGCAGCGGGCCTGGTCGGACGCGTGTTGGCAGGTCAGGCCCGCAGCCAGGGACGCGACGTGGTGGCGCTCACATCGGGGCAATGGGACATCACCGATGCGGCGGCCGCCCGACGTCACACCGCGGCCGGCGACGTCGTCGTCAACTGCGCCGCCCTGACCAACGTCGACGTCGCCGAAGCCGAACCCGAGCGCGCGCACGCCGTCAACACCGTCGGCGCCGAGAACATCGCCCGCGCCTGCGCGCAGGCCGGCGCATCCCTGATCCACCTGTCCACCGACTACGTGTTCAGCGGCAACGCGGGCCGCCCCTACGAAATCGACGACGAGACCGGACCGCTGTCGGTGTACGGCCGCACCAAGCTCGCCGGTGAGCAGGCGGTGCTCGCCGCGCTGCCCGAGGCCTACGTCGTGCGCACCGCGTGGGTCTTCGAAGGCGGCGACGGCTCGGACTTCGCCGCGGTGATGCGCCGCGCGGCCACCGGCTCCGGTGAGGTCGAGGTCGTCGCCGACCAGATCGGCTCACCGACCTACGTCGGCGACCTGTGCGCCGCGCTGCTGCAGATCGCCGACGGCGGGGTCCGCGGCCCGGTCCTGCACGCCGCCAACGCCGGGCCCGCCAGCCGCTTCGACCAGGCGCAGGCGGTGTTCGCCGAGCTCGGCGCCGACCCCGGCCGGGTGCGGCCGGTCGGCAGCGACCGCCATCCCCGCCCGGCGCCACGCCCGTCGTACTCCGCGTTGTTCTCGGCGAAATCGGCCGCTGCGGGCCTGACGCCGCTGCGGCCGTGGCGCGAAGCACTGGCTGAGGCGCTGGCCACACACCGCGGGTAG
- a CDS encoding glycosyltransferase family 2 protein codes for MSDELFVVTVTYSPGSHLDRFLATLAHATDRPVTVIMADNGSTDGAPEEAVERHPNAKLYRTGGNLGYGTAVNRAVAEYGLADRTDFFIVANPDVQWGPHSIDLLFDAAQRWPQAGSLGPLIRDPDGAVYPSARHQPSIIRGGMHAVVSPVWPSNPWTAAYRQDRAEPSERTVGWLSGSCLLLRTDAFRQIGGFNERYFMYMEDVDLGDRLETAGWQNVYVPSAEVLHAKGHATGRDPARNLAAHHVSTYTFLADRYPKWWQAPLRWAFRGALGARASLVVRSSRRQARRSR; via the coding sequence GTGAGCGACGAACTTTTTGTCGTGACGGTGACGTACTCGCCGGGTTCGCACCTGGATCGGTTCCTGGCCACCCTGGCCCACGCGACCGACCGCCCGGTGACCGTCATCATGGCCGACAACGGCTCCACCGACGGCGCCCCCGAAGAGGCCGTCGAACGCCACCCCAACGCGAAGCTGTACCGCACCGGCGGCAACCTCGGCTACGGGACCGCCGTCAACCGCGCCGTCGCCGAGTACGGATTGGCCGACCGCACAGACTTTTTCATCGTCGCCAACCCCGACGTGCAATGGGGACCGCACAGCATCGACCTGCTCTTCGACGCCGCACAGCGCTGGCCGCAGGCCGGATCGCTCGGACCGCTGATCCGCGACCCCGACGGCGCGGTCTACCCGTCGGCGCGCCACCAGCCGTCGATCATCCGCGGCGGGATGCACGCCGTCGTCTCGCCGGTGTGGCCGTCGAATCCGTGGACCGCGGCCTACCGGCAGGACCGCGCCGAACCCAGCGAACGCACCGTCGGATGGCTGTCCGGCTCCTGCCTGCTGCTGCGCACCGACGCGTTCCGGCAGATCGGCGGATTCAACGAGCGCTACTTCATGTACATGGAGGACGTCGACCTCGGCGACCGCCTCGAAACCGCGGGCTGGCAGAACGTCTACGTGCCCTCGGCGGAGGTGTTGCACGCCAAGGGGCATGCCACCGGCCGGGACCCGGCACGCAACCTCGCCGCGCACCACGTCAGTACCTACACTTTCTTGGCAGATCGATATCCGAAGTGGTGGCAGGCGCCGCTACGCTGGGCATTCCGGGGGGCACTTGGGGCGCGGGCGAGCCTGGTGGTTCGCAGTTCCCGCCGTCAGGCTCGTCGTTCTAGGTGA
- a CDS encoding LCP family protein, protein MPAAHVVRAVSVALAVAIVIGTGVAWGKIRSFEAGINHINPIALGGEGEDGAIDILLVGSDSRTDAHGNPLSDEERAMLRAGDEVATNTDTIILIRIPNNGESATAISIPRDSYVEAPGIGKMKINGVYGSVHFEEMKKLVEQQGVDPAEAEPEAQAAGREELIKTVANLTGVTVDHYAEIGLLGFALITDALGGVDVCLNEPVYEPLSGADFPAGWQKLNGTQALSFVRQRHDLPRGDLDRVARQQAVMASMAHEVISGKTLSSPTTLSNLESAVQRSVVLSEGWDIMDFVKQLQSLAAGNVAFATIPILEEAGWSDDGMQSVVRVDPTEVKDWVTSLLNDQDQGKTEELTYSNDQTTVEVFNDSDVNGLAAAVAHVVTSKGFTQGNVGNNEGPKVTSSQVQAAKADDPGAQAVALELGGLQVVEDSSVPPNTVRVVLAADYTGPGSGLDGSDVTLMGAGPTTSGAVSDTGGTVPPPAPIITAGSDDPKCVN, encoded by the coding sequence ATGCCTGCTGCTCACGTGGTCCGCGCCGTCTCCGTGGCGTTGGCAGTGGCCATCGTCATCGGCACCGGGGTCGCCTGGGGCAAGATCCGCTCGTTCGAGGCCGGCATCAACCACATCAACCCGATCGCGCTCGGCGGTGAGGGTGAGGACGGCGCGATCGACATCCTGCTGGTCGGCTCGGACAGCCGCACCGATGCGCACGGCAATCCGTTGTCCGACGAGGAGCGTGCGATGCTGCGCGCCGGCGACGAGGTCGCCACCAACACCGACACGATCATCTTGATCCGCATCCCGAACAACGGGGAGTCGGCGACGGCCATCTCGATCCCCCGCGACTCCTACGTGGAGGCGCCGGGCATCGGGAAGATGAAGATCAACGGCGTGTACGGCTCGGTGCACTTCGAGGAGATGAAGAAGCTCGTCGAGCAGCAGGGCGTCGACCCGGCCGAGGCGGAGCCGGAGGCGCAGGCGGCCGGCCGCGAGGAGCTGATCAAGACCGTCGCGAATCTGACCGGCGTCACCGTCGACCACTACGCCGAGATCGGCCTGCTGGGCTTCGCATTGATCACCGATGCGCTCGGCGGCGTCGACGTCTGCCTCAACGAGCCGGTGTACGAACCCCTTTCGGGTGCCGACTTCCCCGCCGGCTGGCAGAAACTCAACGGCACGCAGGCGCTGAGCTTCGTGCGGCAGCGGCACGACCTGCCGCGCGGTGACCTGGACCGGGTGGCGCGTCAGCAGGCGGTGATGGCGTCGATGGCCCACGAGGTGATCTCGGGCAAGACGCTGTCGAGCCCGACGACGTTGAGCAACCTGGAGTCGGCGGTGCAGCGTTCGGTGGTGCTGTCCGAGGGCTGGGACATCATGGATTTCGTCAAGCAGCTGCAGAGTCTGGCGGCCGGCAACGTCGCGTTCGCGACCATCCCGATCCTCGAGGAAGCCGGGTGGAGCGACGACGGTATGCAGAGCGTGGTCCGGGTCGACCCGACAGAGGTCAAGGACTGGGTCACCAGCCTGCTCAACGATCAGGATCAGGGCAAGACCGAGGAGCTGACCTACAGCAACGACCAGACCACGGTCGAGGTGTTCAACGATTCGGACGTCAACGGCCTGGCCGCCGCGGTCGCCCATGTGGTGACCTCCAAGGGGTTCACGCAGGGCAATGTCGGCAACAACGAGGGCCCGAAGGTCACCAGCAGCCAGGTGCAGGCCGCCAAGGCCGACGATCCCGGGGCGCAGGCGGTCGCTCTGGAGCTGGGCGGGCTGCAGGTCGTCGAGGATTCGTCGGTGCCGCCCAACACCGTGCGGGTGGTGCTGGCCGCCGATTACACCGGCCCGGGCTCCGGGCTGGACGGATCGGATGTCACGTTGATGGGCGCCGGCCCGACGACGTCGGGCGCGGTGTCCGACACCGGGGGCACGGTGCCGCCGCCGGCGCCGATCATCACGGCCGGCTCCGACGATCCGAAGTGCGTCAACTGA
- a CDS encoding DUF3499 domain-containing protein encodes MNVPRRCCRPGCPHYAVATLTFVYADSTAVVGPLATVSEPHSWDLCVMHAGRITAPRGWELVRHAGPLPSHPDDDDLVALADAVREGREGPVPSGGVTAGFTTGFTDPVTGAQGGALMAPPARRPETNGRRRGHLRVLPDPTD; translated from the coding sequence GTGAATGTTCCCCGTCGCTGCTGCCGGCCTGGGTGCCCGCACTATGCGGTCGCGACGCTCACCTTCGTCTATGCAGATTCGACGGCTGTCGTCGGCCCGCTGGCCACCGTGTCCGAGCCGCACTCGTGGGATCTGTGTGTCATGCACGCCGGTCGCATCACCGCCCCGCGCGGGTGGGAGCTCGTTCGCCACGCCGGTCCGTTGCCCTCACACCCCGATGATGATGACTTGGTGGCGTTGGCTGACGCAGTTCGAGAAGGTCGCGAAGGCCCCGTCCCATCCGGCGGTGTGACAGCCGGCTTCACCACAGGCTTCACCGACCCGGTCACCGGAGCGCAGGGCGGCGCGCTGATGGCGCCCCCGGCGCGGCGGCCCGAGACCAACGGCCGACGCCGCGGTCACCTCCGCGTGTTGCCCGACCCCACGGACTGA
- a CDS encoding WhiB family transcriptional regulator codes for MVPEHVDHFSDDFDPLDEDQWQERALCAQTDPEAFFPEKGGSTREAKRICQGCEVKDACLEYALANDERFGIWGGLSERERRRLKRGII; via the coding sequence CTGGTGCCCGAACACGTCGATCACTTCAGCGACGACTTCGACCCGCTGGACGAAGACCAGTGGCAGGAACGCGCCCTGTGCGCCCAGACCGATCCGGAAGCGTTCTTCCCCGAGAAGGGCGGCTCCACCCGCGAGGCCAAGCGGATCTGTCAGGGCTGCGAGGTCAAGGACGCGTGCCTGGAGTACGCCCTCGCCAACGACGAGCGCTTCGGTATCTGGGGCGGTCTCTCGGAGCGGGAGCGCCGTCGCCTCAAGCGCGGCATCATCTAA
- a CDS encoding metallopeptidase family protein translates to MRGPLLPPTVPGWRSRAERFDMAVLEAYEPIERRWHDRVAALDVAVDEIPRLAPKDPESVQWPPEVVADGPIALARLIPAGVDVRGNSTRARIVLFRKPIERRAKDTDELTDLLHELLVAQVATYLGVEPSVIDPTLDDD, encoded by the coding sequence ATGCGCGGACCGCTGCTCCCACCGACCGTTCCGGGATGGCGCAGCCGCGCCGAACGTTTCGACATGGCGGTGCTGGAGGCTTACGAGCCGATCGAGCGGCGCTGGCACGACCGGGTGGCCGCGCTCGACGTCGCGGTCGACGAGATTCCGCGGCTGGCCCCGAAAGATCCGGAGAGTGTGCAGTGGCCGCCGGAGGTGGTGGCGGACGGCCCGATCGCCCTGGCCCGGCTGATCCCGGCGGGGGTGGACGTCCGCGGGAACTCCACACGAGCGCGAATTGTGTTGTTCCGCAAGCCGATCGAGCGCCGGGCCAAAGACACCGACGAGCTGACCGACCTTCTGCATGAATTGCTGGTGGCTCAGGTAGCCACGTATCTGGGCGTGGAACCGTCTGTCATCGACCCGACTCTGGACGACGACTAG
- the cofD gene encoding 2-phospho-L-lactate transferase, giving the protein MKVTVLVGGVGGARFLLGVQHLLGLGQYSTQDTNDHEVTAVVNVGDDAWMFGVRICPDLDTCMYTLGGGIDPERGWGHKNETWNAKEELAAYGVQPDWFGLGDRDLATHLVRTQMLRAGYPLSDITEALCRRWSPGARLLPASDDRCETHVVITDPGPGESAGEKRAVHFQEWWVRYRAQVPTDSFAFIGADKATAAPGVTDAIENADIVLIAPSNPVVSVGAILNIGGIRAALRSTKAPVIGYSPIIAGKPLRGMADACLSVIGVPSTSEAVGNYYGARSSTGILDGWLVHEGDHAEIDGVKVKAVPLLMTEPAVTAEMVRAGMELGGVTL; this is encoded by the coding sequence GTGAAGGTCACGGTTCTGGTCGGCGGTGTCGGCGGTGCACGGTTCCTGCTCGGTGTCCAACATCTATTGGGCTTGGGGCAGTACAGCACTCAAGATACCAATGATCATGAAGTGACCGCTGTGGTCAATGTTGGTGATGATGCATGGATGTTCGGGGTCCGCATCTGCCCTGACCTGGACACCTGCATGTACACCCTCGGTGGTGGCATCGACCCCGAGCGTGGTTGGGGTCACAAGAACGAAACCTGGAACGCCAAAGAGGAACTCGCGGCCTACGGGGTACAGCCGGACTGGTTCGGGCTCGGTGACCGCGACCTCGCCACCCATCTGGTGCGCACCCAGATGTTGCGTGCGGGCTACCCGCTCTCGGACATCACCGAAGCGCTGTGCCGGCGCTGGTCCCCCGGCGCGCGGCTGCTGCCCGCCAGTGACGACCGCTGCGAAACGCACGTGGTGATCACCGATCCCGGCCCCGGCGAGTCGGCCGGGGAGAAACGCGCCGTCCACTTCCAGGAATGGTGGGTGCGTTACCGCGCCCAGGTGCCGACCGACAGCTTCGCGTTCATCGGGGCCGACAAGGCCACTGCCGCACCCGGTGTCACCGACGCGATCGAGAACGCCGACATCGTGTTGATCGCGCCGTCGAACCCGGTGGTCAGCGTCGGGGCGATCCTCAACATCGGCGGCATCCGCGCCGCGCTGCGCTCGACGAAAGCGCCGGTGATCGGCTACTCCCCGATCATCGCCGGAAAGCCGTTGCGCGGCATGGCCGACGCGTGCCTGTCCGTGATCGGGGTGCCCAGCACCTCCGAGGCGGTCGGCAACTACTATGGCGCGCGTTCGTCGACGGGCATCCTGGACGGCTGGCTGGTCCACGAGGGTGACCACGCCGAGATCGACGGTGTGAAGGTCAAGGCCGTACCGCTGTTGATGACCGAGCCCGCCGTCACCGCCGAGATGGTGCGCGCCGGAATGGAACTGGGCGGGGTCACATTGTGA
- a CDS encoding sugar phosphate nucleotidyltransferase, whose translation MVNPAEVDAVILVGGMGTRLRPLTLSAPKPMLPTAGLPFLTHLLSRIAEAGIEHVVLGTSYKAGVFESEFGDGSKLGLQIEYVVEEEALGTGGGIANVASKLRYDNAVVFNGDVLSGCDLRALLDSHVERDADVTLHLVRVGDPRAFGCVPTDSDGVVTAFLEKTQDPPTDQINAGCYVFKRSIIDEIPKGRALSVEREVFPGLLSAGKKVCGYVDSSYWRDMGTPEDFVRGSADLVRGIAPSPALTHQRGEKLVHDGASVAPGALLIGGTVVGRGAEVAGGARLDGAVIFDGVKIGAGAVIERSIIGFGARIGPRALIRDGVIGDGADIGARCELLRGARVWPGITIPDGGIRFSTDI comes from the coding sequence GTGGTGAATCCAGCTGAAGTCGATGCGGTCATTCTCGTCGGGGGGATGGGCACGCGGCTGCGTCCGTTGACGCTGTCGGCACCGAAGCCGATGCTGCCGACCGCCGGATTGCCGTTCCTGACACACCTGCTGTCGCGGATCGCGGAGGCGGGCATCGAGCATGTCGTGCTCGGCACCTCGTACAAGGCCGGGGTGTTCGAGTCGGAGTTCGGTGACGGCTCGAAGCTCGGTCTGCAGATCGAATACGTCGTCGAGGAAGAGGCGCTGGGCACCGGCGGCGGCATCGCCAATGTCGCGTCGAAGCTGCGGTACGACAACGCGGTGGTGTTCAACGGCGACGTGCTGTCCGGTTGCGATCTTCGGGCGCTGCTGGATTCGCACGTCGAGCGCGACGCCGATGTCACCCTGCACCTGGTGCGTGTCGGTGATCCGCGCGCATTCGGTTGCGTGCCAACCGATTCCGACGGCGTGGTGACGGCATTCCTGGAGAAGACCCAAGACCCGCCGACCGACCAGATCAACGCCGGCTGCTACGTGTTCAAGCGGTCGATCATCGACGAAATCCCCAAGGGGCGTGCGCTTTCGGTGGAACGTGAGGTGTTCCCGGGGCTGCTGTCGGCGGGCAAGAAGGTGTGCGGCTACGTCGACTCCAGCTACTGGCGCGACATGGGAACGCCGGAGGACTTCGTCCGCGGATCGGCCGACCTGGTGCGCGGCATCGCGCCGTCACCGGCCCTGACGCATCAGCGCGGCGAGAAGCTGGTGCACGACGGGGCGTCGGTGGCCCCGGGCGCACTGCTGATCGGCGGCACCGTCGTCGGCCGCGGCGCCGAGGTCGCCGGCGGTGCGCGGCTCGACGGCGCGGTGATCTTCGACGGCGTGAAAATCGGTGCGGGAGCGGTGATCGAGCGCTCGATCATCGGGTTCGGGGCGCGTATCGGGCCGCGGGCGTTGATCCGCGACGGCGTCATCGGCGACGGCGCCGACATCGGCGCCCGCTGCGAATTGCTGCGTGGCGCGCGTGTGTGGCCGGGCATCACGATCCCGGACGGCGGGATCCGTTTTTCGACGGACATCTGA
- a CDS encoding phosphomannomutase/phosphoglucomutase, whose product MSRPAEAVQRVIKAYDVRGLVGDEIDEPFVADVGAAFARLVRDSADQPATQVVIGHDMRASSPALAKAFAKGVLAQGLDVVHIGLASTDQLYFASGFLDCPGAMFTASHNPAAYNGIKLCRAGAKPVGKDTGLSVISDEVIAGIPGYDGPRGSVSERDVLADYGDFLRSLVDIGGARPLRVAVDAGNGMAGHTAPAVLGPIKSVTVEPLYFELDGDFPNHEANPLDPANLVDLQKYVVEVGADIGLAFDGDADRCFVVDERGQAVSPSAVTALVAARELGREIGATIIYNLITSRAVPELVTERGGTPVRSRVGHSYIKALMAETGAIFGGEHSAHYYFRDFWGADSGMLAALHVLAALGEQDRPLSEMMADYQRYEASGEINYTVTDAPAIVDSVLQAFGGRVQAIDHLDGVTVDLGDGRWFNLRMSNTEPLLRLNVEARDAAEVEELVDEIGGYITSGAREST is encoded by the coding sequence ATGTCTCGTCCCGCCGAGGCCGTGCAGCGCGTCATCAAGGCATATGACGTGCGTGGACTGGTCGGCGACGAGATCGACGAGCCGTTCGTCGCCGACGTCGGCGCCGCGTTCGCGCGGCTGGTCCGCGACAGCGCAGACCAGCCCGCCACCCAGGTCGTCATCGGCCACGACATGCGCGCCAGCTCGCCGGCATTGGCGAAGGCGTTCGCCAAAGGTGTGTTGGCCCAGGGCCTCGACGTCGTCCACATCGGCCTCGCCTCGACCGACCAGCTGTACTTCGCGTCGGGTTTCCTCGATTGTCCGGGCGCGATGTTCACCGCCAGCCACAACCCGGCCGCCTACAACGGCATCAAGCTGTGCCGCGCCGGCGCCAAGCCGGTCGGTAAGGACACCGGGTTGTCGGTGATCAGCGACGAGGTGATCGCCGGGATTCCCGGCTACGACGGCCCGCGCGGATCGGTGTCCGAACGCGACGTCCTCGCCGACTACGGAGACTTCCTGCGTTCCCTGGTCGACATCGGCGGTGCGCGTCCGCTGCGCGTCGCCGTCGACGCCGGCAACGGGATGGCCGGGCACACCGCCCCCGCGGTGTTGGGACCGATCAAATCGGTCACGGTGGAGCCGCTGTACTTCGAGCTCGACGGCGATTTCCCGAACCACGAAGCCAACCCGCTGGACCCGGCCAATCTGGTGGACCTGCAGAAGTACGTCGTCGAGGTCGGCGCCGACATCGGGCTCGCGTTCGACGGCGACGCCGACCGCTGCTTCGTCGTCGACGAACGCGGCCAAGCCGTCTCACCGTCGGCGGTCACCGCGCTGGTCGCTGCCCGCGAGCTGGGCCGCGAGATCGGCGCGACGATCATCTACAACCTGATCACCTCGCGGGCGGTGCCCGAACTGGTCACCGAACGCGGCGGCACCCCGGTGCGCTCGCGCGTCGGCCACTCCTATATCAAGGCCCTGATGGCCGAGACCGGCGCGATCTTCGGCGGGGAGCACTCCGCGCACTACTACTTCCGCGACTTCTGGGGCGCCGACTCGGGCATGCTCGCCGCGCTGCACGTGCTGGCCGCACTCGGCGAACAGGATCGGCCGCTGTCGGAGATGATGGCCGACTACCAACGCTACGAGGCCTCCGGCGAGATCAACTACACCGTCACCGACGCGCCCGCGATCGTGGACTCGGTACTGCAGGCCTTCGGCGGCCGCGTGCAGGCGATCGACCACCTCGACGGGGTGACCGTCGACCTCGGCGACGGTCGGTGGTTCAACCTGCGGATGTCGAACACCGAACCGCTGCTGCGGCTCAACGTGGAGGCCCGCGACGCCGCGGAGGTCGAGGAGCTTGTCGACGAGATCGGTGGGTACATCACCTCAGGTGCAAGGGAATCGACGTGA
- a CDS encoding TIGR03089 family protein, giving the protein MTNVSSAILDPLMAANPAGPRITYYDDATGERIELSTATLANWAAKTGNLLRDELGATPGSRVAVLLPAHWQTAAVLFGIWWIGAEVVFSGEADIALCIADRIDDADAAAGMGEIAVLSLDPFGKPVPDLAVGLTDYATAVRVHGDQIVPERAPGAALEGRSADDVLAAARESAAAQQIASTDRVLSTAPWDSADGVIERLLALYVVGASLVQVANPDASLMERRAETEKITRTTP; this is encoded by the coding sequence GTGACGAACGTCAGCTCGGCGATCCTGGATCCGTTGATGGCCGCCAACCCGGCCGGCCCGCGCATCACCTACTACGACGACGCCACCGGTGAGCGCATCGAGTTGTCCACCGCGACGCTGGCCAACTGGGCGGCCAAGACCGGCAATCTGCTGCGTGACGAGCTCGGGGCGACGCCGGGCAGCCGGGTCGCGGTGCTGCTGCCCGCGCACTGGCAGACGGCGGCGGTGTTGTTCGGGATCTGGTGGATCGGTGCGGAGGTGGTGTTCTCCGGCGAGGCGGACATCGCGCTGTGCATCGCCGACCGGATCGACGACGCGGACGCCGCGGCCGGGATGGGCGAGATCGCGGTGCTGTCGCTGGATCCGTTCGGCAAGCCGGTGCCGGATCTGGCGGTGGGGCTGACGGATTACGCGACCGCGGTGCGGGTGCACGGCGATCAGATCGTGCCGGAGCGTGCGCCGGGGGCCGCGTTGGAGGGCAGGTCGGCCGACGACGTGCTGGCGGCGGCTCGGGAGTCGGCGGCCGCACAGCAGATCGCGAGCACCGACCGGGTGCTGTCGACGGCGCCGTGGGATTCGGCGGACGGCGTGATCGAACGACTGCTCGCGCTGTACGTCGTCGGCGCGTCCCTGGTTCAGGTGGCAAATCCGGATGCGTCCCTGATGGAGCGCCGGGCCGAGACGGAGAAGATCACGCGCACGACGCCGTGA
- a CDS encoding NUDIX hydrolase gives MSLHQSTVDVLTAWDAPDPAQDSLRYAYLAFLAAREDACLRECVPGHITGSALVVDHRGEQALLTLHPRFGRWLQLGGHCEPEDETIVAAALREATEESGIEGLAITPEPAALHVHPVTCSLGVPTRHLDVQFVVHAPEGAEIVRSDESLDLKWWPLDKLPDDSDFGLTQLAAAAARLARPAKPPTR, from the coding sequence ATGAGCCTGCACCAGTCCACCGTCGACGTCCTCACGGCGTGGGATGCGCCGGACCCGGCGCAGGATTCGCTGCGGTACGCGTATCTGGCGTTCCTGGCCGCGCGTGAGGACGCCTGTCTGCGCGAGTGCGTGCCCGGCCACATCACCGGCTCGGCGCTGGTGGTGGACCACCGCGGCGAGCAGGCACTGCTGACGCTGCACCCGCGGTTCGGGCGGTGGCTGCAACTCGGCGGGCATTGCGAACCCGAGGACGAGACGATCGTGGCCGCGGCGCTGCGCGAAGCGACCGAGGAGTCGGGCATCGAAGGGCTGGCGATCACGCCGGAACCGGCCGCGCTGCATGTACATCCGGTGACCTGCTCGCTGGGCGTGCCCACGCGTCACCTCGACGTGCAGTTCGTGGTGCATGCCCCCGAAGGCGCGGAGATCGTGCGCAGTGACGAGTCGCTCGACTTGAAGTGGTGGCCGCTCGACAAGCTGCCCGATGACTCCGATTTCGGCCTCACCCAACTCGCGGCGGCCGCCGCGCGCCTCGCGCGCCCCGCGAAACCGCCAACACGGTAG